One part of the Methanobacterium petrolearium genome encodes these proteins:
- the upp gene encoding uracil phosphoribosyltransferase yields MIKIIDHLLVQEKLTLIREENIDRTNFRAGITEIGSWLAYELANTLEKDDVTVQTPLGTAAGVEIKCEKDLVVVSVLRAAIPLVEGIMWVFKEAQYGVVGAWRKDEPPFPVEVGYFKLPSVEDKIVVVADPMLATGNTMNAILDRIQKKGSPRRLVVLNVIASKQGIKCVEAEHPQVEIYTCAVDEKLNHDGYIVPGLGDAGDKAFGKPGP; encoded by the coding sequence ATGATCAAAATAATTGACCATTTACTGGTGCAGGAAAAACTCACCCTGATCAGGGAGGAGAACATAGATAGAACCAACTTCCGGGCAGGGATAACTGAAATAGGCAGTTGGTTAGCCTATGAACTGGCCAACACACTTGAAAAAGATGATGTGACCGTCCAAACTCCTTTAGGAACTGCTGCAGGAGTTGAAATTAAATGTGAAAAGGATTTAGTAGTGGTAAGTGTCTTAAGAGCCGCTATACCATTAGTTGAGGGGATTATGTGGGTTTTCAAGGAGGCACAGTACGGTGTGGTAGGAGCCTGGAGAAAAGATGAACCACCTTTCCCAGTGGAGGTGGGTTACTTCAAACTACCCTCTGTGGAGGATAAGATAGTGGTGGTTGCTGATCCTATGTTGGCCACTGGAAATACCATGAACGCTATTTTAGATCGGATCCAGAAGAAGGGAAGCCCACGTAGGTTAGTGGTGCTCAATGTCATAGCTTCTAAACAGGGTATTAAATGTGTGGAGGCTGAACACCCTCAAGTTGAAATATACACCTGTGCAGTGGATGAAAAGCTCAATCACGATGGTTACATTGTTCCTGGTTTAGGAGACGCAGGGGACAAGGCTTTTGGAAAACCAGGGCCCTGA
- a CDS encoding PQQ-dependent sugar dehydrogenase, which produces MRTKLLVIIAVPIILIAILVVFFLAVPEGVNKTGSNYSTEILAENLEVPWALAFLPDDRLIFTERGGNVSILEDQNVKTVGTINVTQNSESGLLGIAVDPNFTQNNYIYLYYTFGDYNRISRFKLERDQLSNETILVDNIPAAQIHDAGRLKFGPDGKLYATTGDSGDSALAQNLSSLAGKILRLNSDGTVPDDNPYGTYVYSYGHRNPQGITWDEQGMMYASEHGQTMNDEINIITKGGNYGWPLYEGNNTAPGFIKPLRAYTEFTLAPSGIAYYENAIYVAGLKGSQLRKLNLSTDGKTIVGEETLLTDLGRIRDVVEHEGYLYISTCNRDGRGTPQSGDDKIIRIKLDY; this is translated from the coding sequence ATGCGAACCAAGTTACTGGTTATAATTGCGGTTCCAATAATATTAATAGCTATTTTGGTAGTTTTCTTTTTGGCAGTTCCTGAAGGTGTTAACAAAACTGGTTCTAATTACAGTACCGAAATCTTGGCAGAAAACCTTGAAGTTCCATGGGCACTGGCATTTTTACCAGATGATCGTCTAATATTCACTGAACGTGGAGGTAATGTCAGTATTCTGGAAGACCAGAATGTTAAAACTGTGGGAACCATTAATGTAACACAAAACAGTGAATCAGGACTTCTGGGTATTGCTGTAGATCCTAACTTCACTCAAAACAATTACATCTACCTTTACTATACTTTTGGTGATTATAACCGCATTTCCCGTTTCAAACTGGAAAGAGACCAGCTGTCTAATGAAACGATCCTCGTTGACAACATTCCTGCTGCCCAGATACATGATGCAGGAAGACTGAAGTTTGGGCCAGATGGAAAGCTCTATGCAACTACTGGGGATTCTGGGGATTCTGCTCTGGCTCAGAACTTGAGTTCCCTGGCTGGTAAAATATTACGCCTTAACTCGGATGGTACAGTTCCAGATGACAATCCTTATGGAACTTATGTTTACAGTTACGGACACCGGAACCCACAGGGGATAACTTGGGATGAACAGGGGATGATGTACGCATCTGAACATGGTCAAACCATGAACGATGAAATTAACATTATAACTAAGGGTGGAAACTATGGATGGCCTCTTTATGAAGGTAATAATACTGCACCTGGATTCATAAAGCCTTTAAGGGCCTACACGGAATTCACTTTAGCTCCTTCTGGAATAGCCTACTATGAAAATGCTATTTACGTGGCAGGTCTCAAAGGCTCTCAACTAAGGAAATTAAACTTGTCTACTGATGGAAAAACCATCGTGGGAGAAGAAACCCTGTTAACGGATCTGGGAAGAATAAGGGATGTGGTGGAGCATGAAGGGTACCTTTACATCTCCACTTGCAATCGTGATGGTCGGGGAACTCCCCAATCAGGAGATGATAAGATAATAAGGATTAAACTGGATTATTAA
- a CDS encoding tRNA (cytidine(56)-2'-O)-methyltransferase, with protein MQVNVLRLDHRRQRDARITTHVCLTARALGASGVFLSGDHDKKLIANVQDVVKRWGGDFQVGYRKGWQNLLGEWKKGGGEIIHLTMYGEPVQEVTPKIRASNKDKLVVVGGSRVPSKVYQEADWNVSVTTQPHSEVSSLAIFLHMLYDGKEMELEFKNGDMRVIPSPHGKNVLIRDKKGNANRNGNKNKENDDNEPEKSE; from the coding sequence ATGCAAGTTAATGTTTTACGTCTGGATCATCGCAGGCAACGTGATGCACGGATTACCACCCATGTTTGCCTGACTGCCCGTGCATTGGGAGCATCAGGAGTATTTTTAAGTGGTGACCATGATAAAAAGCTCATTGCAAATGTTCAGGATGTGGTTAAACGTTGGGGTGGTGATTTTCAGGTGGGATACCGTAAAGGATGGCAAAATCTCCTTGGTGAATGGAAAAAAGGAGGTGGAGAAATAATCCACCTAACCATGTATGGAGAGCCAGTTCAGGAGGTAACTCCCAAAATCAGGGCCTCAAATAAAGATAAACTGGTGGTGGTAGGTGGTTCCAGGGTTCCCAGTAAAGTGTATCAAGAGGCAGATTGGAATGTCTCGGTGACCACACAACCCCATTCTGAGGTTTCATCCCTAGCCATATTCCTGCACATGTTGTATGATGGAAAAGAAATGGAATTAGAGTTTAAAAATGGAGACATGAGGGTTATACCTTCACCTCATGGCAAAAATGTGTTAATAAGGGACAAAAAGGGAAATGCAAACAGAAATGGGAATAAAAACAAAGAAAATGATGATAATGAACCGGAAAAAAGTGAATGA
- the cobS gene encoding adenosylcobinamide-GDP ribazoletransferase, with protein sequence MNSSQGKDTLSDTERNERAPLSWQGFMGLISFSTILPLNIHSTIPEMARFTFLWPLIGAFIGIIVGGFGWLILDPLHLPQLLSAALIYTLAISFTGFHHLDGLVDFGDGLMAHGDPERRIEIMRDKRIGTGGLANLLTVSLITFTAVTTIPPIYILTALFTSEIAAKTSLVSCATFSKSLDDGTGQYFVKNMNCKLLTVSIIFALLLGFLAFSYIGVVGIVGGVVAGLIMVLITRRSFKYTTGDILGASNEIGRMLSLVVMVIFISWGF encoded by the coding sequence ATGAACAGTTCACAAGGTAAGGATACCCTTTCTGATACCGAAAGGAATGAACGTGCACCTCTTAGCTGGCAGGGGTTTATGGGCCTGATATCCTTCTCCACAATATTACCCCTAAATATTCACAGCACCATTCCAGAAATGGCAAGGTTCACATTTTTGTGGCCTTTGATTGGGGCTTTCATTGGAATAATTGTGGGAGGTTTTGGTTGGCTGATTTTAGATCCATTACATCTACCCCAATTGTTATCAGCTGCATTGATTTACACTCTGGCCATTTCATTTACTGGTTTCCACCACCTGGACGGTCTGGTGGATTTTGGCGATGGATTAATGGCCCATGGAGATCCAGAGCGTAGAATAGAGATAATGCGAGATAAAAGAATAGGAACTGGAGGTCTGGCTAATCTTTTGACAGTTTCTCTAATAACTTTCACTGCCGTAACTACCATACCCCCAATTTACATTCTTACTGCACTTTTTACTTCAGAAATTGCTGCTAAAACGAGTTTGGTGAGTTGTGCAACGTTTTCCAAATCTTTGGATGATGGTACTGGACAGTACTTTGTAAAGAACATGAACTGTAAACTTCTAACAGTTTCCATAATTTTCGCTCTCCTGTTAGGATTCCTGGCTTTTAGTTACATAGGAGTCGTTGGCATAGTAGGGGGAGTGGTTGCTGGACTTATCATGGTTTTAATAACCAGGCGAAGTTTCAAGTATACAACCGGAGATATACTGGGAGCATCCAATGAGATAGGGCGGATGTTATCCTTAGTGGTTATGGTTATATTCATTTCGTGGGGTTTTTAA
- a CDS encoding phosphatidylglycerophosphatase A: protein MEDEQMPYTIYELMSEVGVEVSQLVDAGLELLAGVERTRKLEIVLEEQIRKSLADINVVVLIVAGIKVEEDLQKHRISGINVDDDPAYLYSDEVLGMAIANQIAGTKAIFNFKRYDEEKPGIIGTLGPMLDDVFAGLVAGSMSKVFEE, encoded by the coding sequence ATGGAAGATGAACAGATGCCCTACACTATTTATGAGTTAATGTCAGAAGTAGGGGTTGAAGTATCCCAACTGGTAGATGCAGGTTTAGAACTTCTGGCAGGAGTTGAAAGAACCAGGAAACTGGAAATTGTGCTGGAAGAACAGATCCGGAAATCGTTGGCAGATATCAATGTTGTAGTGTTAATTGTAGCCGGGATCAAGGTTGAAGAAGACCTTCAAAAACACAGAATCAGTGGGATCAATGTGGATGATGACCCAGCTTATCTGTACTCTGACGAGGTTCTAGGCATGGCCATTGCCAACCAAATTGCTGGCACTAAAGCAATATTCAACTTTAAACGGTATGATGAGGAGAAACCAGGGATTATTGGAACTTTAGGACCTATGCTGGATGATGTTTTTGCCGGTCTGGTGGCAGGTTCCATGTCCAAGGTTTTTGAGGAGTGA
- a CDS encoding MJ1244 family protein has product MRVHLRVFVEVENLGKAMNALTDAGITGFYLLEYKGMSPQDWKGFSIKEDPKSAISLIRDYANDAMLICCVVEEEKTDEIVESVMNAMEGEKYTILEVPIRRIIVNYKDEDKERAETWLLEKEVPCFYCGEKAVQRIRIDLNKAKIWCTNCGAARYYLIKGVEKEEQ; this is encoded by the coding sequence TTGAGAGTTCATCTTAGAGTCTTCGTAGAAGTTGAAAATCTGGGAAAAGCTATGAATGCCCTTACTGATGCAGGCATTACCGGATTTTATCTCCTGGAATATAAAGGTATGTCTCCTCAGGATTGGAAGGGATTCTCTATTAAAGAAGATCCTAAGTCAGCAATAAGTCTCATCAGGGACTATGCTAACGATGCTATGCTTATTTGTTGTGTGGTGGAAGAAGAAAAAACAGATGAAATTGTAGAATCAGTAATGAACGCCATGGAAGGTGAAAAATATACCATTCTAGAGGTTCCAATTCGGCGCATTATCGTGAACTACAAAGATGAAGATAAAGAACGAGCTGAAACATGGTTACTTGAGAAAGAAGTACCTTGCTTTTACTGTGGTGAAAAAGCTGTTCAAAGAATAAGAATAGATTTAAACAAAGCTAAAATATGGTGCACTAATTGTGGTGCAGCCAGATACTACCTCATAAAAGGTGTAGAAAAGGAGGAACAGTAA